CATACATGTTAGTAAAAAAATAAGATTGTCATGAACAGACCAAAGGGATTCTGTCAAATGCCTCACGTGGGGACGGTTATCGATTGGTTTTGTGTGGAAACAGCGCAAGAGTGCAGTATACCTGCCACCGGCTGCACGTGAGCAGGAACAGACAGAAGGGCAGCGCGGTGCCGGACATGGCGTGTGTGGAGGGCATGCTGTACTCCGTGTTGTAGAACACCTCCACTTTGACCACAGGAGGAGAGGCGGGACGGGTCCAGCGGACCAGATCTTTGGTGGACTGGCCGAGGAACAGCACCCAGGCCCACACCACGATCAGCTGCCGGCTCACATAAGGGTCGACGTTCCACATCAAGAAGGGGAAGAACACGATGAAGAACATCTCGTTGCCCAGCTCGGTGCCGATGGTAAAGAGATAGAAGAGAAACTTGTTCTCGATGATGAACTCCTGGCCAACATCACCAGTCAATGAGTTCCTGCGTAAAGGCTTCACTGTCCCTTTGGAGTCCCTCTCTGTGTCTCGCTCCGACGGTCCGTTGAGAAAAGCAGCGGAACCCTCGTCCTGTTCAACATTTCCAGCAGCATTTAAACTTTTTCTTAGCCTTTGGCCCTGAAGTCCGTGTGCTGGATCCCCAACACTAGCCGCGCGGTCTCCCTGACATTGCCCCACGCAAGCACCGTTGACCCCGGGCTCCTCGTCACTCTCGCCAGCCTCGGCTGGTTTTTTAGAAAATGTCCCGCGGACGCCGCAGAGCTGCTGGAATCTGGCGACATGGCAGGGATCCTGTAGGTATCGACAAAGGCAAACGAATCTGTGGAGCGCGTCGCTTGCCATGGTTAAAAGCGAAAGGGCTTTAACACTGAATCGATTATCCCACGCGCTGCTCGTGAGATGCTGTCAACCCAAGCGCGTGCAAAGCTGCATTAAACAATGGCAGATTATAATGTGCGCCGCATAGCTGTAACCAAACCAAGAGACAGTGGTAAAATAGAGTGGCTATTTCACAGGGAGCTAGGAAGTACCCGTTATTTAGCAGGGAGGGCGACAAATACGTAATTGAAAGAGGGGACGCGCACTAGCAGTGACGCACAGGAGGTCCCGGTCTTCCTCAATCATGGTCCGCAGGCAATACTTATTTAACGTtactaataaaattaaatcaCTAAGTTAGCATGAAACAAACAGGAGGATCTGAAATGGGGGGTGCATTACACTTTATCAAGATTGATGATTTCTTATAAAAAACCTTAcctgttttttttcagtgtgcataTTAAAGTAGCCTAAATGACTAAACGTTTTTCGAtgtcatttttaagtaaattgttGTACAGGACGCATCCAAAGCAGCTCGTCAATTCCCATTTCACGTGGTACCTGTTACTTTTCTCCGCGCTAAGCAGGTTTCACCAATCAGTCGTTTAGGCtactaaatgattttttttttttaaatcatctcaTAGGGATTGctgaagatttattttttttccaaaaaagaaaaatcacagatGCTCGGAAATAACTCACCTAAGTCATAATAACACAAATGTCTCCGAGATTAAACGGCACGTCATTTGAATGCGGCCCAGTTGAGTTTTCAGCTTTATAAGCAGTCGAGCGCCTCCTAAAGGAAAACTAGATATTTTGgtaattattgtaaaaatattaattttaaaaacttACAAGTAACTTTTCAAAAAGGAACtgattaataaacagaaaaatgaATGTAGCTTAAAATGACGTCATCCTTATAGTTAATAAGTAGATCGGTTCGTTTGTCTCGTAAAATACCTCATTATGACAACGTAgaaaattgtaattataaaacattgttttgttattgttttttttttataatttgtattattgctTAATAACGTGTGCAACAGTATAAATAAAAGTAAGAAAACTGAAAGGGAAtatagaataataagaaaaaataggTTTACTTGGCTCATGAAATGCCTCATTATGACAATTTAGAAGACAAAAAAAGGGTCAGGAAAATGTGGACAAAAACAATAGGAGAATCTGATTAGGCTACATTTCTGTTAATTATAGCCAACTGCAAAtttaaaaaacttaaaacttaaaacttaGTTATAACATTTCTTGTAGACAGGTTTTCTATGTCATGGATAAGATGGCAGGATAGCATCTTAATCTCGTGGTTTAATACGGACTTGACAAAGCCCACATAGAGGAGCACACTGAGGGACACACAAGGATATTTGTGGTGGGCCCGGATGAAAGGGGTTCCCCAAACTGAAGGATTTAATTTACCCTGTGGGGCTATCATATGTCATACTTGTGGCTGTTGTCTAAAAAAGTGTTGTCGAAGCttttatacaggtgcatctaaatgaattagaatgtcatggaaaagctcatttatttgagtaattcaactcaaattgtgaaactcgtatattaaatactgaaataaattaacttttccacgatattctaatttattgagataaaTACACCTGTGTATTAAAAAGGGAACCAACGCTGTAAACACCTCCACTAGAGGGAGATTTTGCATGGCTTTTCATTTTCTAGTGGCCTTGATCatacttttattaaaacaaactttttaaaaatgatttggcCAAAGCAATGTAATACCACTAATGCTTTCTGAAAACATAAAACCTTAACCTACATTTGGTGGTTTTCTTGATCTAAAATCTATGCATTCTGTATATGAAAAACGTAACAGGTTAAGCAAAGCAAAAAATTATAAGTATGATCAAGCTAGAAATGCAACAGGAGGATGTatctaattgtattatttatttttgtccaaaCCAAAATATAACTAATGCTTTAGTATTCAAACattcatattattaaataaagcacTGTGGATTAGATTACGCAATGTCATCTGACATGACTCGTAGCTGAATAATTTTACCACTTGAATCTTCTCTGGATTTTACTTTTTACTGAAAGggaaaaataaacatatacattACATACAGTGATAATATTTAGGTAAAATGACAAATTCACTATATGAAATATACCAAAGGCCAGGTTCTGGTCCTGAGAGATGGGGACCAGGAAAATAATTCTGAAGAAAAAGACCAAACTGTGAGATTGAAATTCAGAATttagagaaaaagtcagaattatgagataaaaagtcaaaacttGAATGTTTCCATCCTGTGGACAAAAAGGTTTCATACTTTACTATGGAAAGTTCCTGGTGGGGTTTAACGCACCTCAGATTCTGAGTGGCTTTCTcctatgagtttttttttttttttctttgcagccCGAGTACAAATGTATTAATGAATAATGCACACTAGTAAATCAAAGTTATACAAACTGAAAAGGagcttaaaaataaagaaagaaagaaaaaatactatTCAGTGCATAGTATTAAACTTCACCAGCTCACTGCAATTTTGTCCTGCCACTTTTGGTACTCAAAAGCACATTTCTGAACTAAACGTGTCAGGTTAAGCAGCATCACTCCAGATGGAATTTGCACTGATGATTTCTTTTGGCTCTCATAACGACCATGGCACATTTCCCGTGTATCAAAAATACttatatcatttattaatttcaaatgATGTGTAAAGAAATTTATGCAGTCAAAACTGTTTTAAAGTAGGCAATacatttcacaataaaaacattttgctaCTAAATACTCACTTCTAGCATTTCATTGGAAGCAAGTTCACCACTCTGTCCCTGCGGTCCCGAAACTCTTCATTCACATCATCCAAAACGTGTTTGCTCGCTTCGAAGGTTAGTTGCAAGTCAGTCACATCAGGAACCTTTTAGATGCTTTATAGACCTTCACCCCAAAACACATCAGCAGAAGTAGGGTttgctgaatttttatttttgggtgaactgtccctgtaTCTCAGACAAAGTGATTATATGACAGTCTGGGTTTCTGTGAAAATAAGATGAGTAAATTTATACTTTTCATTGCTCCCTGTTGTCAGTAGGGATATAAAAGTCACTTCTTTAAaatttggggtagtagtaatacATATATTTGGGATAATAGGCGATTCACAAGTGATATTatcactactattattattattattattattattaataaacattttgattataaatatatattttgttttattttttaaataaaatatatattttttattattatatatttttttatattttattaatatattttacatttttactatatATGCACTataattaaatacagtatttGAACATCCAAGCAAATGGAGGGATggtataaaaatacaaatcagaaactatattcaatatttaaacaTACCCAAGTAGTAATACGATTTAAGACTCTAAAGAAGATATGATTGTTAGATGGATGTGGTTTCCATAACAAGGATTTTTGACCATAAATTGTTGAAAAATGCAACTATATGAATTAATCGTAGTCTATAATTAATATGGGATGTAGGGATGGGATGGACAATTTCAAAGCCACCTGATTAACAAAACAAAGAATAAACTGCTAACACGCACAGAGGTGATTTCATTCCAGTCCTGAATCCTGAACAGAAGCTTTGTGTCTTTAAATACCAAGCAggaatttaaaaacatgtcaagCATTTTTGGTCCGTATGAGTTTAGACAGGCCAAGTTCTATAAATACTGAGCATAAGatgcataaaaaaaagtgtaagttAACATACcttaaagcaacactatgtagCCTAACTTTTCTGTGTTCAACATTTGCTAAATGAACTGAACAGACAACAGCTCCATCTGCTGTGGAGTTTGCCACAGAGTCAGTGTTGTTATCTGCTGTGAGACTCACTGCagtcagtgttgaaaacaacaGTGGGACTCAGCCTCGTCTGTTCTGGGGTTCACTGCAGAGTCAATATTGCTGTCTGCTTCCAGACTCACTGCAGAGTTGGTGTTGATAACTGTGGGACTCACTGCAGGTTCAGTGTTGCTAACTATTTGACTCACTGCACAGCAGATCATAC
The sequence above is a segment of the Carassius gibelio isolate Cgi1373 ecotype wild population from Czech Republic chromosome A20, carGib1.2-hapl.c, whole genome shotgun sequence genome. Coding sequences within it:
- the LOC127938542 gene encoding sphingosine-1-phosphate phosphatase 1-like, which encodes MASDALHRFVCLCRYLQDPCHVARFQQLCGVRGTFSKKPAEAGESDEEPGVNGACVGQCQGDRAASVGDPAHGLQGQRLRKSLNAAGNVEQDEGSAAFLNGPSERDTERDSKGTVKPLRRNSLTGDVGQEFIIENKFLFYLFTIGTELGNEMFFIVFFPFLMWNVDPYVSRQLIVVWAWVLFLGQSTKDLVRWTRPASPPVVKVEVFYNTEYSMPSTHAMSGTALPFCLFLLTCSRWQYPFMFGLSIALFWSVLVCISRIYMGMHSVLEVITGFLYSVLILAVLQPMLHDIDTFYLSHSYAPLIVLLLHVGFSLVAFSLDSWSTSRGDTAQALATAAGAALASRLNHQLGLHPDPPEEALPLTLPLIDGALLTRSIMRLLVGVAVLLAVRAAMKAVAIPLACKIFGVPSDDVRKARQHAHVELAYRFMVYGTVAYCCVFLVPLLFGFLGLS